A genomic stretch from Candidatus Neomarinimicrobiota bacterium includes:
- a CDS encoding response regulator transcription factor gives MNRILIIEDDPAILKGLRENFIAEHYEVVSAADGDEGFRLAKTEPCDLILLDLILPGKNGAEICRDLRAEGNETPILMLTSKKEEIDKILGLELGADDYMTKPFSVRELNARIRAILRRPARLRKQIDEVSFADVHIDFRAQEATKGDQKLALSAREFDVLKFLIEHEGEVVTRNALLNEVWGYEVYPNTRTVDNFILSLRKKIEDQPSKPSHLLTAHAVGYKFVI, from the coding sequence ATTAACCGGATACTCATCATTGAAGACGACCCGGCAATCCTCAAGGGGCTAAGGGAAAACTTTATTGCGGAGCATTACGAGGTGGTCTCAGCCGCGGATGGAGATGAGGGCTTCCGGCTGGCTAAAACGGAGCCCTGCGATCTAATCCTTCTGGATCTGATACTTCCGGGAAAAAATGGAGCCGAGATTTGTCGAGACCTCCGGGCTGAGGGCAACGAGACTCCCATCTTAATGCTTACAAGTAAGAAGGAAGAGATCGATAAAATCCTGGGTTTGGAGCTGGGAGCTGATGACTACATGACAAAGCCGTTCAGCGTGCGGGAGCTGAATGCCCGCATCAGGGCGATTCTACGGCGGCCGGCCCGGCTTCGAAAGCAGATCGATGAGGTGTCGTTCGCTGATGTGCATATCGATTTCCGCGCGCAGGAAGCAACCAAGGGAGATCAGAAACTAGCCCTGTCTGCGAGGGAATTCGATGTGCTGAAATTTCTCATCGAGCATGAGGGTGAAGTCGTTACGCGTAACGCTCTGCTGAACGAAGTATGGGGCTATGAGGTTTATCCCAATACCCGGACAGTTGATAACTTTATCCTGTCACTGCGTAAAAAGATTGAAGATCAGCCCTCCAAACCTTCGCATCTGCTTACTGCCCATGCCGTTGGCTACAAATTCGTAATTTGA